CGCCAACTGCAAAGGAGCTAATCCCTGATGCAATGCTTTTTTCATTAATATAAACGAACTTCCCCAAATAAATGCCAACAACAGAAGTGTAGCATAATCAATAGCTTTCGGCTTGCCCATTTCAATACAGTATGTGTATAATTTTGATATATATAATATATATGTGCGCGGTCATTAAAATATTACGGCTCAACTAAATCGTCATCAATAGAAAAATAAGATTGTTGCAGGGTATCCCACAAAATATCTTTCAATTTAGCAATGCCTTCGCCGGTATGTGCCGATATAAACAAAAACGGAATATCTTTGGGCAGATGCTCGGATAATAAAATTTTGAGTTCGGTATCTATCAAATCACTTTTGGTAAGTGCCAATACTCTTTTTTTGTGTAAAAGTTCGGCATTGTGCTCTTTACACTCATTCAGTAAAATGTCGTATTCCTGACTGATGTTTTTAGCATCGGAAGGAATCATAAAGAGTAATACGGAATTGCGCTCTATATGGCGCAAAAAGCGCAGCCCCAAACCTTTGCCCAAATGTGCACCCTCAATAATACCCGGAATATCTGCCATTACAAAAGAGCGGTCGTCGTGATAACTCACAATACCGAGTTGCGGCACAATGGTAGTGAAAGGATAATTGGCGATTTTGGGTTTGGCGGCACTCATCACCGACAGCAGCGTTGATTTTCCGGCATTAGGAAAACCCACCAACCCCACATCGGCAAGCACTTTGAGTTCGAGTATTTTCCATTCTTCACGACCCGGCTCGCCGGGCTGTGCAAAACGCGGCGTTTGGTTGGTAGGCGTTTTAAAGTGGCTGTTACCCAAGCCGCCCCGTCCGCCGTCAACCAAGATTCGGGTTTCATCGTGGTCAAGGATTTCAAATACAACCTCTCCGCTTTCGGCATCTTTTGCCACCGTACCCAAAGGCACATCAAGTACAATATCTTTGCCGTTGGCACCGTTGGAATTGTTACTGCTGCCGCCTACGCCATCGCCTGCAATAACGTGTTTGCGATATTTGAGGTGGAGCAAGGTCCAATAATTGCGGTTGCCGCGCAAAATAATATGCCCGCCCCTGCCTCCATTGCCGCCGTCGGGTCCTCCTTTGCGGGTGGTTTTGTCGCGGTGCAAGTGCATAGAGCCGGCACCGCCTTTTCCGGAGCGGCACGAAATCTTTACATAATCAACAAAATTACTTCCTTCCATAAAAAACTATAAAAAAATAAAAAAAAACGCAAGCAACGGAAATTTTTAAGATTTCGTTTTTGTTGCTTATACGCAGGCATTAATCTCTGTTTGCAAAGTTTGAGTAATATCCTCAATGTTGCCCTCACCTTCTATCAAAGCCAACTTATTTTGTTGGGCATAATAATCGGCTACGGGTTGAGTACTTTCACGATATACACTCATTCTGTTTCGAATGGTAGCTTCGTCATTATCGTCCGTTCTGCCAGAAGACTGCCCGCGCAACAAAATACGTTTTACAATTTCATCATCGCTGATTTTCAACATCAATACGCGATCAATTTTAGAGCGATGTTTTTCCAACAGCGCATCTAATGCCTTAGCTTGAGCAATAGTTCGTGGAAAACCGTCAAAAATACAACCCTTGATATTGGCAGCCAAATGATTCAACGCATTATCAATCATACCAATAACCACGGCATCGGGCACCAAAGCACCGGCATCAATAAAATATTTGGCTTCCATACCCAGCGGCGTTTGTTGTTTGATTTCATGGCGCAACAAATCGCCCGTTGAAAGATGTTGGAGTTGGTAATGTTGGCAGAGGATTTGGGCTTGAGTCCCTTTTCCGCTTCCTGGAGGACCAAAAAGTATAATATTAAGCATAATAGAAAAGAATAAACAAAATTTTAAAAATGAAATAAAAATATAGTACTTTATATAATAATAATCACTAACTTTAAGTGTCAAAATAATACTAAATAGAGATGCCGCCGCAAATATCTATAATATCCTTATAATACATCGGTAAAAGTTTGGCTTAAAGATTGATATACTGTATATTGTAAGCAGGATTAGACAAAATAATTGGCAATTTTGCAAAAAAATAAACAAAAAGAAAAAATGTATGTATTTTTGCCGTCTAAACGCATAAACATGCTTATTTTTTAATTTATTTTAATTAAATAAATACAGTTTATTTGTTTTTAGTTGTATCTTTGTCACTTGAAATATGTCATAAAAGGCAATTTTTCAACAGACAAGATAAAGTAGCGACAAACATCGCTACATATATATATTTAGTATGGCTGTGTTTTATATAAAAACATGAAAAGATTTAGGTCTTGATTTTGCTGCAAATAAGTAATTTAAAACAGCACAATTAAAAACGAGAAGAGAAGATATAATTAACTATTCAATAAAAATCAAACAATTGTAACCAAATTGATTTAAACTAAATTAATTTAAATGAAAGCAATGAAAAATGCCTTGAAACTTTCGCTTGGAGCAGCCCTCGGATTGGTGCTGTTTGCCGGAAGCCTGTCAGCGCAAGAAGATATTCTTGCCACCATTAAAGGACAGTCGCTTCAACAACGTCTAACGTCTATAGATGGAGTATTTGACACGTATCTTGATGAGAATACGGGCAACGACTATCCAGTAGCAGTGTATGAGAAATTGGTAAAACATGTACTGTTGCAATCGAACACCATGCCAGCGGCTTTGGTAGATAAAGCAAACAGCGTGTTATTTAAGTTGAGAAATGATTAATTGAAAACTAAATTAAAATAAACTTTAAATTTTAACCTATGAATTTTCCAAAACTAACGCCTGTGATTATGCGGATGATGCTTGTAGCTATTGTCTGCTTGTCAGGTTGGGTGGAGGTTCTCGGGCAAACAACCGTGAGTATAGGAGATGCTCCTGTTACTTTTACAGAAGATTGTTATGCCAATAGTGAGGATCAAGACCTGACTTACTGTGTGTCAAACTCTTCTACGGAAATTCTGGTGGTGGATATCGAGGCAATCAACCTTGAATTCGCTTGGGATTTCTTAGATGTATGGTTTGCTAGTTCGAACCCCGGTAGTTTTACTGCCCCTACCTATGCTGGTTGTTTTACCGGTACAGAGGCGGGCGGCAATGCTATGTTTTACGCCAACTGCGCTTTCCCTGGAACCCCTTACGAGGATTTGCTTTTAACTTCGGAAGCAATCGTTGATGCGGCTACCGGCGACACTATCAGTACTTTAGGCGTATCTGACGGTTCTGGTTGTATTACTTTTAACTTATTCTCGGATTTCACTATCGCTTGTAGCACAAGTGGAACTGGTTTGGTATCTCCGAGCGTAGCCTTTACTGTTTCAGCATTATCCGCTACAGAGTGCGGTGATCACAGTGTAACTATCGGTGAAGACATTACTGTGTGCGAAGATCAAATTCCTGCTGGGGGTTATAACTTCGTACCTGTTGTAACAGCTGATACTTCGGGTGGTTTTATTCCGCCTGCTCCAGATCCAAATAGTGGTACTTGGAGTTCTAACCCAGTATTAGGTACTGCCGATTTTACTCCCGGTACCAGTGGTGTGAACTTTAACCCTCCCGGACCTGGTGTTTATACTATTAATTATTCAATAGTATATAACAACTTAGCTGGTGATCCTAGTTGCGTTATCGGTGATCAAGCTATCGTTACTGTTTTAGATGATGATGATGCTTTTATCACTGGTATCCCAGGTCCTGTAGTATGTAGCGATGGTGATGCTTTCGTTATTACTTGGGGTCCTCCAACAGCTAATTATGTAATTACCGGACCTAACGGATTTATTTCTACAACACTTACTAATATCAACCCTGCAACATTGCCTGCTGGTACATATAATGTATTTGTAGAATTAGACCCAACTGTAAGTTGTGCCACAGCTTCTAATGCAACAGCTACATTTATTATTATTGATGCTGAAAATACAGGAGCTTTCTCTAAACAAGATAATTTCGTTTGTCAATCAGAAACTGATTTCTCAATTGACTTAACTGAATACTTGCAAGATGGTTCAACTATAGTAAACGGTGGTACATTAACAATGGGTGCCTTGCCTCCAATGATTACTGAATTGGATTATGCGCAAGAAACTCCAAATGAACAAGATTTTGTAGAAGTAACAGTTCCTGCTGGTACTGATTTGTGTGATTATGCTTTATATTTCTATGAAAGAAAATCATTCAACGCTGACGCTAATAGCACAGTAAATTACAACTTACCTGGTAACATTCCAATTACAGTTGGTAATAATAGTGGTGCTATGTATCAGCCTACTACAAAACCAGATCCAGATGATTTCCAATATCGTTTATGCGATTTACCTCAGTTGAATCCTGGTACTGAAAACATTGCTGCTTCTAACGGTATCGTTTATGAAGCTTATGCTTTTAGCTTTACTAACATCAAACCAGGTCCTGCTGCTATCGCATTAGTATATGTAGGTACTGAAGAAGGTATTACGAACGAAAACCCTGGACCAGATGATGTAATACAATTCCTTGGTTATGGTTTCAACGATGAATCTACCAACTTAGGTATATTCACTGGTTGCATGGGTCCTGCTCGTGGTTTAGTTTCTCACGATATTAACGTTACAGAAACTCAAAACGGCGGTCGCGGTTATTCTTTGCAATTTACCAATGCCGGTTGGGTTGTTCCAAACGTTGACGATCCTGAATTGAACTATCCTGCTTTACCAGATCCATTCAGCACTCCTCCATTCCAACCAATTCCTGGTTATTTGGGCGAGCGTTGGACTCCGGGTTCTTTGAACTGGGGCTTGACTGGCGATTCTCCTGCTGAAGGTGATGGCGGTGCAGATGCTTTATATTGGAACTGGATTGCTCCAATGGGCGATGTATTAATGTTAGGTCGTTTGGATAGAACTTTATTTATCGGAGGTCAAACTATCGTAGTTGAAGAATTTGATCCTGCTACAGGTGACCCTGCTGACAACGATTTAGTTGAATTCTCTTGTGAAGTTCCTACTTACACTATTCCTTTCAACTATGGCATTTTAGCAAACGTTCCTTGCGTTCCTGCTGACCAACTCGCTACTCAATTTGATTTGACTGTAATCATGGACGTAGAAGACGATTGGATGTCTCCAATGGTTGTTTGCGAAAATGCAGATCCTATCAACTTAACACACTTAATTTCTGATGATGTTCAATGGATTCAACCCGTACACAAACAAGTTGAAATTACAAAAACAGAATCTTTAGAATTAAACAACTATCCTGCTCCTTTCATTTCTGAGTTCCTCTACAATGATTACGGTGCTAATAGTGCTTCTGTTGATGATCACTGCGTAATTTATAACTATATTGACTTGAATGACTTGAATGTGAATAACAGCCCAACAACTGCCCGTGGTACACAACGTTTCTGCGAAGGTGTTGAGATTTCAGGTTTGACAGGTACTGATTTGTCTTGCTATGCTTTGGTATTCTACGACAGAACAGAAATCAATGCAGAAGTTGATAATGCAGGTGACAGCGTGAAATATGCTTTGATGTATGATGTAAACTATATCAACGGTCAAGGTTTGCCACAAAGCACTGACGTTCAAAACGCCGGTGACGACTTCTTGGGTTGTCCTTGGGGTGGTAACAACTTGATGAGATTGTATGGTAACATTGATACAGATGAGTGCGGTATTGACTACGACGAAGATTTGGCAGTAGATCCTACTCATTATCAAACTAACTACAGCACAGGTACAGCCAGTGGTGCGGGTACATTTATCACTGCTCCTATCACAAACGGCAACCCTGACCAAGTATTCACAGATTTGTATGGTAATCCTTACACTTCATTTATCAATGATAACCCAATCTTCAACCAAGGTGTTGTTGATGCTGGTTGGATCACTAACTACAACGGTCCTTCTTTAGCTCTTGGCGGCGGTGGTGACTTCACTAACGCAACAGGTAGCTGGAACTTAAACGGTAACCCAGATCCTACAGTATCTGCTTTATGGGAAGATGCTAACGGAAATGGTTTGTTAGATGCTAACATTGATATTTTATTGACTCCATTTGATGCTGATGAAGACGGTACTCCTGAATTTACAGCTATTGATGGTACTGATGGTTGCACATACTTAGATGATTTCTTTGTATGGGAACAATGCGAAGATGCACCAACTTCTGATGATAATATCTACACTGGTACAACTTATAGCTGTTCTTCTACAGGTCGTGAATATGTAGGTGCTCGTTGGTTCCCTATCGCTAATATCCACGATGGCACAGGTGCTATCGGTTTAGTAAATACTTGCAACTGCGAATTACTCGACTTTATCTCTTACGGTCCTCAAGCTGACGATATGTTGGTTGCTTCTGCTTCTGACTTTAGTTTGGCTGGTCCTTTTGCTGATAAAATGCCAGACCCAGCTACTGATGTAGAAACTGCTGATTATGTTGATCAAGATCCAGGTGGAACTGGTTACAGCAATGGCGATTTGCAATCAGTACAATTGATTGTAGATGGTGCTACTTCAGCTGATTTATTCGGTGACGAATTTGCCGGTGGTATTTGGATGATTGCTGACGGTGATGAAGATACTGATGATCGTTTTGCTGGTGTTCCTGAATCTCCATTGAACTACGATGGTAGCGGTAACGATTCACAACCATTAAGCAACACTATCGGTTACTATAACTGCGCATTAGATCCATCTATCGCATTCCCAACTCCTGCTTGTGTAGAAGTTGATTTGCGTAGCTGTGTTCCTGATAACTTCATCGTTAGCAACTTGTCTGTAACAGCTTCTGTTGCAAACGCAGCTGCTTATCAATGGATTTTGGGTCATAACGATGGTTTGACTAACTTCCCACTCTATTACAACTTCGCTTGCACCAACTTAGTAGCAACTACACAAAACCCTGCTACTGTTCCGCCTCCGGGCTTCGTTGGTTCTGGTGTTGGTACAACAAGCACTCCTGCTTTCTTGAACAACCAAACTAACACAGTACTCTTAGATGCTATCCAAAGCGGTTGCTCTTTGGGTGATGGTAACGTTGTAAACAATACAGATGATGCAGATTATGATGGTTACTATGACAATTGGGAATACAACTGCGAAAGCACTGATGAGTGCATCGATGGTGGTGTTGAAAATTGCTTCCCTGGTGAAAGATTCCCTGGTATAGATCCTGAAACAGGTGCTGATACATATACTATCAACAACCCTGGCGACTTCTTCGAAGGAAGATGCTCACAAGGTGCAGAGAAAGTATATAAATTCTGCGTAGTAGGTCACCCTGTAGGTGGTAGCGAAAACTACACAGCTACATTGACTGTAAACTTGACCATTGACCAATGTGCTCCTATCGGCAACTGGAGTGGTAAAGGTGTAGAATTGTATGATGTTTCTGACTTCGATTTGTATGATCCATTCCCTCAACATCACGGTTGCGACTATGTTCCTGCTGAAGAAGCTCCAGAACAAGAGTGCGATGATGATTTAGAGTGCTTGTGGTTATTCAACCCTGCTGCTGAAGATTGCTACGGTTACAACACTGGTGGTGGTCCTGGTTCAGGCGTTGGCTTATCTGATTGCAGCCCTGTTCAAGTAACTTACAACACTGCTGTAGCTCACGATATTCAAGACGATAATTCAGCTGATGATATGGTATGTTTAGATGATGACAACCAATTGGTAAGAACTCAAAACATTGCTGTAGTATCTGCTCACATTGCTGACTTGATCGAAGACCAATCATACTGCTTGAGCGATTTGCAAGATGGTTTGTTCGGTGATGGTATTGATTTAACTGAATTCTTGGCTGATTGCACACCTGCTGACGGCGTATTCAACGTAATAAGCAGCCCAAGTGCTAACTGCTATACTAAATCCGGTTATATCTTCTATCCTGAATGTGTAGGTAGCTACTCTATCGAGCACGTTGTTTCTGGTAGCGGTTTGTGCGAAGATCGCGATACTATCGTTGTAACTGTAACAGAAGCTATCAGCACAGACTGGGCGTTTATCCCTGAAATTATGGTTGATGGTGAAGCTGCTACTGTATGTAACAATGGTGTAATGTACTTATACAACCCTGCTGACGAAGCTAACGACTTAGTAAATATTTCCGGTACTTCAGTAATCGGTACGCACGTTGAAACTGCAAGTTTCTCAGTTCCTGCTGGTGTGTTCAACACTACAGGTAGCGTAACAGTATCTGTTGATCCTGCTGATATTCCTTGTGGTGCTGAAATCGCTGACGTTCGCGTAACTTGGGTTTATCAAGGTGGTGCGTTCGGTGATGCTGCGTCATTCTCTGTATCTGGTCCTGCTGCATTCGGTACTATCGCTTCCAGCAACGGTCAAGCTACTAATGACAACGCTTCTGGTTCTGCCAGCTTTGACGACTTCACTTGGAGCAAACAAGTATGGAACGGTACTTCATTTGAAACTGAAACTATGGAAGGTGGCTTAGGCGATTGGAATAGTTTGGTAGGCGATTGGACATTCAACTTGGTATCTGCTTCATTCCCTTGGAGTATCCAATTGATTGTAGAAGTTGATTATGTACAAGGTTCATTCTCTGGTCTTGGCGTAGATTACTTGGGTGATGGTGTTTACACGTTCAACCCTGGTTTGTATGACGGTCTTGAAATGTTCAACAACATTGAAATTACTTACGAATCTGGTTGCGGTGAAAGTTGTTCAAATGTAGAACCTGCTACTAACTTGATTCACGTTTCTAACGACTCTAGTTCACCAATTGTTGCTACTGCAGGTTGTCCTGACGCAAATGGTAACGTAGTTGTAAGTGTAAGCTACACAGGTGGTGGTACTTTAACTTGGGGTCCTAACAATATCCCTGTAACAGGTGGTTCATTCACTGTAAACAGCAACACTACAAATGCCGTAACTATTTACGCTGCTGAAGGTTTCTGCACAGGCTCAACTACTGTAACAATTAACGATCCTATCGTAGCAAGTGCTTCTGCTCCTGGTTGTGGTGATACTAACGTATCTGTATCTATCAACGGTGGTGCTGGTGCTCCTTACTACTCTTCAATTGATGGTGGTAACACTTGGTTGCCTGTTGTAAATAATGTAGTAGCTATCCCTGTAGGTGTACAAACTACTATTATCTTCACAGACGCTAGCCAAGATTGCTCCTCTAACCAAGTTGTAGTAACTGCTCCTACTATCACACCTGTAGGTACAACTGCTCCATTGGTATCTTGTAACGAAGCTGGAACTTCTGCTACTGTATCATTCTCGATTTCAGGTGGTGCAGGTGGTCCTTACTTCGTAAACGGTCAATCAGTAGCGGGTACTACCTTTACTGCAACCGGCGTAACCAACGGAACTTACACTTACACTGTAACGAGCGCAGCTCCTTGCTCTACTCCAACACAAGTAACAGTAACTGTGAACTGCATTATCAATGTGCCATTACAAGCACAAGACGACCAAGCACCTGCTCAACCTGTATGTCAAGCATTTACATTCAACAGCAGCTTCTTGCTCGGTAACGATAGCGGTAGCGATATTACTGTTCAATCAGTATGCACTACTTCTGCCAACGGTGGTACAATTATGAATAACGGTAACGGTACTTGGACTTATATGCCAAATGCTGCTAACTGTAACTCATTGGTAAATGACAGCTTCTGCTACACTATTGTAGATCAATTCGGTCAAACTGATGATGCTAATGTAACTATCACATTCGTAACAGATGGTGAAGAGTCTATAACAGCTACTACTGAGTGCGAATACGAAGACCAAAACAACACATTGCCTACTGGTAACTTCGACTTGACGATTACTATAATAGGTACTTGTAATGAGTACAATTGGGTAGATAATATAGGAAATGGAAGCGGTACTATCACAGTGAACGGTGGTGTAGGTATATTGCAGTTGAGTGATCTCGACTCTGACAATGGCGGTGGATATGACATCACTGTAACTAACACTTGCACAGGTCAATCTACTAACTTAGCAGAAACAGTTGATTGCGCTAAATCTACTTCTATCGACTTGATCAGCTTTGCTGGTGAAGCAGTAAGCAACGGTAACCAAATCGTTTGGGTAACTGCTACTGAAGTTGATAACGACTACTTCACACTCGAGCACTCTACTGACGGTACACACTTCGATGTAATTGCAACTGTTGATGGAGCCGGCGACAGCCAAACTACACAAGTATATAACTACTTGCACGGTACAACTGCTGAAGGCGTACACTACTACAGATTGTCTTACACTGACGAACAAGGTAGAGTTGTTGTTGTAGAGAAAGTTGTTACAGTAGTACGCGGCGATGCTCAATTCGTATTGGGTAACGTTTATCCTGTACCTTCTAGCAACGACTTGAATGTAGAAATCATTGCTCCTGCAGCTTCTGCCGTAACAATGAGAGTATATGATGTTACTGGTAAATTGGTAGATCAAATTGCTACAGATGTACAAGAAGGCTTCAACAAAGTTGTGCTTGACTTGAGAAAATATGCAGTTGGTAACTACTTCTTGACTGTAACTGACGGTAAAGACGTTCACACTACTAAGTTTATCAAAGACTAATTAGTGTTGAAATAGAATAAACAAAAGCCCCGCCCTAAAAAGCGGGGCTTTTTTATTTTTTATAGACAAAAGTTTTTAAATATTTACAGGGAATTAATACTTTGTATTTCTTGTTTTTTAATTCAATGAATAAAAATATTTTTCCTTCGTTTTATTATAATTATAGAATATGAAAACTTCTTTTATTTTTTATACCTTATTCCTCTTCGGTATTTCGTTGGCACATCTTTGTGCGCAGAACGACACGATCATTTATAAGCACGAGATACCCACTAAACCGAAAGACGGCTATATAATCGCCTATTTTTCGGGCGGTGCAAAGATGTTTGAAGGCACTTATAAAAATGGTATGAAAAACGGCATTGGGGCAATTTATGATGAAGGCGGTTCGTTGCGCTATCAAGGCAACTTCGTAAATGATGTAAAAGAAGGCGAAGGAGTGCAGCATTTTGCGGGCGGCGACCGCTACGAGGGTGCTTTTTCCAATAACCAATCTAATGGGCAAGGAACGTATTATTATGCTGATGGCAGCAAATATGTGGGTACGCACAAGGACGACAAATTTGAAGGCAAAGGGGCTTTTTATCGCACTGATGGCAGCCTGAAATACGAGGGTACTTATAGAGACAACGAATTTGACGGCAACGGAACGTATTATTATGAAGACGGCAGCCGCTATGAAGGCAGCTACCAAATGGGAAAACGACACGGAAAAGGAAAATACACTTATAGCGATGGCAGCTACTATGAAGGCGACTTTGCAAACGGTAAGCGCGAAGGCAAAGGGAAATTTGTATATCCTGACGGCGTAAAACGCTATGAAGGCTTATGGAAAGGCGACAAACAACACGGAAGCGGTATTTTGTACGATACCAACGGAAAAATAAAAAATCAAGGAGAGTGGCAATACGGACAGTTCCGAGGCAAAAGCGGCAACGATTAATTTTCTGTATTTAATCCGTTGAACTGCATTTCGTTGAAATTGGCAGCTACCGCCCTCGACACACCCTGCTCCGCCATCACAATTCCATACACGGCATCTACCTGCTCCATTGTATTTTTGTTGTGTGTTACCACAATAAACTGTGAACTGTCGGAAAAATGACGTATCATCTGACTGAATTTTCCTACATTGGCATCATCTAAAGGAGCATCTACCTCATCTAAAATACAGAAAGGGGCGGGTTTGAGCAAATACAAACCAAAAATAAGCGAGATAGCTGTAAGGGATTTTTCGCCACCGGACAATTGGTCTATGGAAGAAGGGCGTTTGCCTTTGGGCTTGGCGATAATGTTTACATTGCTTTCCAAAGGATTATCGGGTTGCGAAAGCGTGAGGTCGCAATCATCATCTGGGGTGAACAATTTGCGGAATACCTCCTGAAAATTGAGGCGCACCTGCGAAAAAGCACTCATAAACATAGATACTGCCGTATTTTCAATTTCTTCGATAGTATTGAGCAGCGATTGTTTGGCTTCTAAAAGGTCGTTGCGCTGTGCCACAATAAAATCGTAGCGTTCTTTCATCTCTTTATACGCTTCAATGGCAAAAGGATTAACTTCGCCGAAAGTTTCGAGGCTCTTTTTGAGGCGTGCTACTTCTTCGCGCAAGGCATCAACGGGCGGCAGTTCGCTGCTCGGCTCTTGGTTCATCAGTTCATTGATGTCCACATTAAATTCTATCGCCAAACGTTCTTTCAGCGACAGCAATTTCATCTGAATACGGTTGCTTTCGTCTTTGGCTTCTTGCAAAAGGGCATCAATTTGTTCTTTTTGGCGAAAAATCTGGCGCAAATTATCTTCGAGTTCATCGCTTCTGCCGCGTGCCGAAAAGTAGCGTATTTCGGCAGAATTTACCTTTGCCTCCAAAAAATCTTTTTCCTCATACAAATCCTTCAATTTGCCATCATCTTTTTTCAACGACTGCTCCTGTATTTCCACTTCGCGCTGCAAATCCTGTAAGAGTTGCTTATTGGCGGATAATTTGCTTTGCGTTTCGTGGCGGCGTTTTTGATAAAAATCAAAATTTTGATGTAAGGTGTTGATTTTATTTTGTTGCTGATGAAAATTCAGATTAAGTTCGTTAAACGCGCGGCTGCTGTTGGATACTTCTTGTTCTATATGATGAAATGAAGCACGAAAATCCTGCAATTCGGTTTGTGCAGCCTGACTTTTTTCCTTTTTTTCGTGTAATATCGTTTGAATTTCGTCTAATTGCAGTTGCAACTGCTTCAGTTTTTCAGATAAGGATTGCTCGCCCTGTGCAGCATCTGCAATAAAAGATTCGAGATTTTTGATAGTGGCATTGAAGGAAGCCATTTTATTGTCAAGGCGGTTGAGCTGTTCGCGCAGGAGTTGCAACGCCTTTTTTTGCGAAGCATTGCGCAAAGCGATGATTTCGTTATTTTTCTGCTCCAGTACCTGTTTGGTATCGCTGATTTCCTGCTTCAACTGTGTAATTTCCTTGTCCAAAGCCTGTAAATTCTGAACACGTCCTATTTTTTTTCCTTCAAAAGCCCCCACCGAGCCGCCCCATACAGCACCCGCTTTGCGACACCATTGCCCGTTTTGCGCCAAAAAAACGGCATCGGGATATTGCTGCGACAAAGAGAGAGCCTCCTGTTCGGCTTCGCAGATGAACACGCCGTGGAGCAGCGACCGAAACAGGGGTAAAAATTCGTTTTCGGTTTCTACAATATCCAAAGCCGCCACCGCTTTTGTA
Above is a genomic segment from Sphingobacteriales bacterium containing:
- a CDS encoding T9SS type A sorting domain-containing protein, with amino-acid sequence MNFPKLTPVIMRMMLVAIVCLSGWVEVLGQTTVSIGDAPVTFTEDCYANSEDQDLTYCVSNSSTEILVVDIEAINLEFAWDFLDVWFASSNPGSFTAPTYAGCFTGTEAGGNAMFYANCAFPGTPYEDLLLTSEAIVDAATGDTISTLGVSDGSGCITFNLFSDFTIACSTSGTGLVSPSVAFTVSALSATECGDHSVTIGEDITVCEDQIPAGGYNFVPVVTADTSGGFIPPAPDPNSGTWSSNPVLGTADFTPGTSGVNFNPPGPGVYTINYSIVYNNLAGDPSCVIGDQAIVTVLDDDDAFITGIPGPVVCSDGDAFVITWGPPTANYVITGPNGFISTTLTNINPATLPAGTYNVFVELDPTVSCATASNATATFIIIDAENTGAFSKQDNFVCQSETDFSIDLTEYLQDGSTIVNGGTLTMGALPPMITELDYAQETPNEQDFVEVTVPAGTDLCDYALYFYERKSFNADANSTVNYNLPGNIPITVGNNSGAMYQPTTKPDPDDFQYRLCDLPQLNPGTENIAASNGIVYEAYAFSFTNIKPGPAAIALVYVGTEEGITNENPGPDDVIQFLGYGFNDESTNLGIFTGCMGPARGLVSHDINVTETQNGGRGYSLQFTNAGWVVPNVDDPELNYPALPDPFSTPPFQPIPGYLGERWTPGSLNWGLTGDSPAEGDGGADALYWNWIAPMGDVLMLGRLDRTLFIGGQTIVVEEFDPATGDPADNDLVEFSCEVPTYTIPFNYGILANVPCVPADQLATQFDLTVIMDVEDDWMSPMVVCENADPINLTHLISDDVQWIQPVHKQVEITKTESLELNNYPAPFISEFLYNDYGANSASVDDHCVIYNYIDLNDLNVNNSPTTARGTQRFCEGVEISGLTGTDLSCYALVFYDRTEINAEVDNAGDSVKYALMYDVNYINGQGLPQSTDVQNAGDDFLGCPWGGNNLMRLYGNIDTDECGIDYDEDLAVDPTHYQTNYSTGTASGAGTFITAPITNGNPDQVFTDLYGNPYTSFINDNPIFNQGVVDAGWITNYNGPSLALGGGGDFTNATGSWNLNGNPDPTVSALWEDANGNGLLDANIDILLTPFDADEDGTPEFTAIDGTDGCTYLDDFFVWEQCEDAPTSDDNIYTGTTYSCSSTGREYVGARWFPIANIHDGTGAIGLVNTCNCELLDFISYGPQADDMLVASASDFSLAGPFADKMPDPATDVETADYVDQDPGGTGYSNGDLQSVQLIVDGATSADLFGDEFAGGIWMIADGDEDTDDRFAGVPESPLNYDGSGNDSQPLSNTIGYYNCALDPSIAFPTPACVEVDLRSCVPDNFIVSNLSVTASVANAAAYQWILGHNDGLTNFPLYYNFACTNLVATTQNPATVPPPGFVGSGVGTTSTPAFLNNQTNTVLLDAIQSGCSLGDGNVVNNTDDADYDGYYDNWEYNCESTDECIDGGVENCFPGERFPGIDPETGADTYTINNPGDFFEGRCSQGAEKVYKFCVVGHPVGGSENYTATLTVNLTIDQCAPIGNWSGKGVELYDVSDFDLYDPFPQHHGCDYVPAEEAPEQECDDDLECLWLFNPAAEDCYGYNTGGGPGSGVGLSDCSPVQVTYNTAVAHDIQDDNSADDMVCLDDDNQLVRTQNIAVVSAHIADLIEDQSYCLSDLQDGLFGDGIDLTEFLADCTPADGVFNVISSPSANCYTKSGYIFYPECVGSYSIEHVVSGSGLCEDRDTIVVTVTEAISTDWAFIPEIMVDGEAATVCNNGVMYLYNPADEANDLVNISGTSVIGTHVETASFSVPAGVFNTTGSVTVSVDPADIPCGAEIADVRVTWVYQGGAFGDAASFSVSGPAAFGTIASSNGQATNDNASGSASFDDFTWSKQVWNGTSFETETMEGGLGDWNSLVGDWTFNLVSASFPWSIQLIVEVDYVQGSFSGLGVDYLGDGVYTFNPGLYDGLEMFNNIEITYESGCGESCSNVEPATNLIHVSNDSSSPIVATAGCPDANGNVVVSVSYTGGGTLTWGPNNIPVTGGSFTVNSNTTNAVTIYAAEGFCTGSTTVTINDPIVASASAPGCGDTNVSVSINGGAGAPYYSSIDGGNTWLPVVNNVVAIPVGVQTTIIFTDASQDCSSNQVVVTAPTITPVGTTAPLVSCNEAGTSATVSFSISGGAGGPYFVNGQSVAGTTFTATGVTNGTYTYTVTSAAPCSTPTQVTVTVNCIINVPLQAQDDQAPAQPVCQAFTFNSSFLLGNDSGSDITVQSVCTTSANGGTIMNNGNGTWTYMPNAANCNSLVNDSFCYTIVDQFGQTDDANVTITFVTDGEESITATTECEYEDQNNTLPTGNFDLTITIIGTCNEYNWVDNIGNGSGTITVNGGVGILQLSDLDSDNGGGYDITVTNTCTGQSTNLAETVDCAKSTSIDLISFAGEAVSNGNQIVWVTATEVDNDYFTLEHSTDGTHFDVIATVDGAGDSQTTQVYNYLHGTTAEGVHYYRLSYTDEQGRVVVVEKVVTVVRGDAQFVLGNVYPVPSSNDLNVEIIAPAASAVTMRVYDVTGKLVDQIATDVQEGFNKVVLDLRKYAVGNYFLTVTDGKDVHTTKFIKD